Genomic window (Aquimarina sp. BL5):
AAAAACTTAGAAACACTACAGCAGAGATAACATTTCAGAATACAATGGATATCATAGATGCTCATTATAGTTTTGAGCCTGTATCTTTTATTAATGGAAATATAACGAATCAAGCAGGAGAAAATTCTGGTTCTTGTAAGTTATTTTCTTTTGCGAAACTACAAAACCTAGAGAAAGAAGAAACACTACATTGTTTTGGGCAGTATTACAGAGATGTTCTGGAAAACCCTGAAGGAACGGATCATCAAAATATTCGTAATTTTATGAAAACAGGATGGAGTGGAATATCCTTTGAAGGTCAGGCGCTGACTAAAAGACTCTTATGATTTGTCATCATCACCTTCCTAATCTTTTCTGATTTCATCGATTGTTTTTAAGCTTACTGCTGTCGCTGA
Coding sequences:
- a CDS encoding HopJ type III effector protein, which translates into the protein MNISEFIKKLRNTTAEITFQNTMDIIDAHYSFEPVSFINGNITNQAGENSGSCKLFSFAKLQNLEKEETLHCFGQYYRDVLENPEGTDHQNIRNFMKTGWSGISFEGQALTKRLL